The Thermosynechococcus sp. genome has a segment encoding these proteins:
- a CDS encoding response regulator produces the protein MFRLPLLSFIQLFLPTTAVIAALLVPPYLSERQALLKQLRVDQESKLEQIDFTLANTLANAVNAPKGLASLHLWHALIDGTAREEEIDQEAREVVQEWHRFKGDYDLLYVLDTSGRIRFQWSATPQIKPPAPLKAIHPYWPILRQLTPNQVFVSPMEVIETQSQRFPLPVLYVGVPLYHQSTPRGVLVVRYQVNSLFQALLRTCSAQRGWCLLADNRGYWLLGEDIREQWGFHFPDRQQFTVRHQYPLLWQQMQRQPRGSLFSPDGLFVYQSFSPWQEDETPAEGVVYLSGSQPSIRWWLIAFLPNSSIELDLDRLNRNFLIFFAALCIPAAVVVLLISRDRQRKRTLQKLLETSDARFRSVSEMAPVGIFTLDAQGQPTFLNRRLLQLLQVPTAEEAQGQWIERLHPEDRDRVLKAWTACQQQRVPFHEKFRIVHHDNSSHWINARIIPLPESSATDSFVGTWEDISQMMEQQKLLEAARQAAEEASRAKSEFLATMSHEIRTPMNAIIGLTGLLLDTPLNPQQQEFVNTIRVSGDALLAVINDILDFSKIESGKLELESYPFNLRTCVEEVLDLLASRAAEREVELAAHIDAGVPCAVIGDMGRLRQVLVNLIGNAIKFTQKGNVTLYVKATPTPMSQYEFMPSYYSYLFAIQDTGIGISPAGMNRLFKPFSQVDASTTRQYGGTGLGLVICQRLVERMGGQIWVESKKAGEPLIVAGTPLAAYESIPIPESGSVFYFTTRFLLNPKPAPEPMDDTCYLENRRVLIVDDNATNRQILALQTKKWNMQALVAESGASALTLLQQQGVPDVAILDLQMPEMDGVTLARQIRTAYGQLPLILLTSLGNTLTESEKALFCTLISKPVKQSTLYNALNNLFCEKQKTAFPKPATALSFEDLKAELPPLRILVAEDNKVNQMVALRILEKLGYRGDIAANGLEVLDAVQRQPYDVILMDMQMPEMDGITATREVTQLFQGLKKPRPRIIAMTANAMESDRQLCLDAGMDDYVSKPIHLEELVRALRQCQPLQTPTT, from the coding sequence ATGTTTCGCCTTCCTCTGCTCTCCTTTATCCAGCTTTTTTTGCCGACAACTGCAGTCATTGCTGCTCTTTTGGTACCCCCTTACCTTAGCGAACGGCAGGCGCTTCTCAAGCAGCTTCGAGTAGACCAGGAAAGTAAATTAGAGCAGATTGACTTCACGCTAGCGAATACCCTCGCCAATGCTGTGAATGCTCCCAAAGGTTTGGCCAGCCTTCACCTTTGGCACGCGCTAATTGATGGCACCGCCAGGGAGGAGGAGATAGATCAAGAAGCGCGAGAAGTAGTGCAGGAATGGCACCGCTTTAAGGGGGATTACGATCTGCTTTATGTGCTCGATACCAGTGGCAGAATCCGTTTTCAGTGGAGTGCAACGCCCCAAATTAAGCCGCCTGCTCCGCTGAAGGCCATTCACCCCTACTGGCCTATCCTCCGGCAATTAACGCCTAATCAGGTGTTTGTCTCCCCGATGGAGGTTATAGAGACCCAAAGCCAGCGTTTTCCGTTGCCCGTGCTGTATGTTGGCGTCCCCCTATACCACCAGTCCACACCCAGGGGCGTGCTCGTTGTCCGTTACCAGGTTAACTCCCTTTTCCAAGCGCTACTGCGGACGTGTAGTGCCCAAAGAGGCTGGTGCCTGCTCGCAGACAATCGGGGCTATTGGCTTCTTGGGGAAGATATTCGCGAGCAGTGGGGATTTCATTTTCCTGACCGACAGCAGTTCACTGTCCGCCACCAGTACCCCCTCCTGTGGCAGCAAATGCAACGTCAGCCTAGGGGCAGCCTATTTAGCCCCGATGGTTTATTCGTCTATCAAAGTTTTTCTCCCTGGCAAGAGGACGAGACCCCTGCTGAGGGAGTAGTTTACTTATCTGGCTCCCAACCTAGCATTCGTTGGTGGTTGATTGCATTCCTACCCAACAGCTCTATAGAATTAGACCTTGACCGCTTAAATCGAAACTTCTTGATCTTTTTTGCTGCCCTGTGTATTCCAGCAGCCGTGGTTGTTTTACTCATTAGCCGCGATCGCCAACGCAAGCGCACTTTACAGAAACTCTTGGAAACCAGTGACGCCCGTTTTCGCAGTGTCAGTGAAATGGCACCTGTGGGAATTTTTACCCTGGATGCCCAAGGACAACCCACATTCCTTAACCGGCGGCTCCTGCAATTGTTGCAGGTTCCCACGGCCGAGGAAGCACAAGGACAATGGATAGAACGTCTTCACCCTGAGGATCGCGATCGCGTCTTGAAGGCGTGGACAGCATGCCAGCAGCAAAGGGTACCTTTTCATGAGAAATTTCGGATTGTCCATCACGATAACAGCAGTCACTGGATTAACGCCCGGATTATTCCCCTCCCGGAAAGCAGCGCCACAGATAGTTTCGTCGGCACTTGGGAAGATATCTCCCAAATGATGGAGCAGCAAAAACTCCTAGAGGCAGCGCGTCAAGCTGCTGAGGAAGCCAGCCGCGCCAAGAGTGAGTTTTTGGCCACCATGAGCCATGAAATTCGCACCCCCATGAACGCCATCATTGGGCTGACGGGACTACTGCTCGATACCCCCCTCAATCCCCAACAACAGGAGTTTGTCAATACCATTCGCGTCAGTGGGGATGCTCTGCTGGCGGTAATCAACGATATTCTTGATTTCTCAAAAATTGAGTCGGGTAAGTTGGAGCTGGAGAGCTATCCCTTTAATCTGCGCACTTGCGTTGAAGAAGTGCTCGATCTACTGGCAAGTCGTGCCGCCGAACGTGAGGTAGAACTTGCTGCCCACATTGACGCCGGGGTGCCTTGCGCCGTCATTGGCGATATGGGACGGCTGCGACAGGTGCTTGTCAATCTCATCGGCAATGCCATCAAGTTTACCCAAAAAGGCAATGTCACACTCTACGTGAAGGCAACGCCAACACCGATGAGTCAGTATGAGTTTATGCCCTCATATTACTCCTACTTGTTTGCCATTCAGGATACGGGCATCGGTATTTCTCCAGCCGGGATGAATCGCCTTTTCAAGCCCTTTAGCCAAGTGGATGCCTCAACTACTCGTCAGTATGGCGGCACTGGACTGGGTTTAGTCATCTGCCAACGCCTTGTGGAGCGGATGGGGGGACAAATTTGGGTAGAAAGCAAAAAGGCGGGAGAACCCCTCATCGTAGCCGGAACACCCCTGGCGGCCTATGAGTCAATTCCAATACCCGAGAGCGGCTCAGTTTTTTACTTTACAACGCGGTTTTTGCTCAATCCGAAGCCGGCACCAGAGCCAATGGATGATACTTGCTACCTTGAAAATCGCCGCGTTCTTATTGTCGACGATAATGCGACCAACCGCCAAATTTTAGCGCTACAAACCAAAAAATGGAACATGCAGGCCTTGGTGGCAGAGAGTGGGGCCAGTGCCCTTACTCTTCTCCAACAACAAGGGGTACCGGATGTGGCCATTCTAGACCTCCAGATGCCTGAGATGGATGGGGTTACCCTTGCTCGCCAAATCCGCACAGCCTACGGTCAATTGCCCCTGATTCTCCTGACTTCCCTAGGAAACACCCTGACAGAGTCAGAAAAGGCCCTATTCTGTACTCTAATCAGCAAGCCTGTGAAACAATCGACACTATACAATGCCCTGAATAATTTATTTTGCGAAAAGCAGAAAACAGCATTCCCCAAACCAGCGACAGCGCTATCCTTTGAAGACCTAAAAGCAGAACTACCGCCCCTGCGCATTCTCGTAGCCGAAGATAACAAGGTCAACCAGATGGTGGCGTTGCGGATTTTGGAGAAGTTGGGCTATCGCGGTGACATTGCCGCCAACGGTTTGGAGGTCCTGGATGCGGTGCAGCGGCAGCCCTATGATGTAATCCTAATGGATATGCAAATGCCGGAAATGGATGGCATTACGGCTACCCGAGAAGTAACTCAACTGTTTCAAGGGCTCAAGAAACCCCGTCCGCGAATTATTGCCATGACCGCCAATGCCATGGAGAGCGATCGCCAGCTTTGTCTCGATGCCGGCATGGACGATTATGTGAGCAAGCCTATTCACCTTGAGGAATTGGTGCGTGCCCTTCGCCAGTGTCAGCCCCTCCAGACCCCAACAACTTAA
- a CDS encoding BolA family protein: protein MVTPEQLTTLIQSSLPDALVQVQDLTGGGDHYEAVVVSAAFEGKGLVQQHQLVYGSLKELMASNELHALALKTYTPQQWAQRQ from the coding sequence ATGGTTACTCCTGAACAACTGACCACCTTAATTCAATCCAGCTTGCCCGATGCCTTGGTTCAAGTGCAAGATTTGACAGGAGGTGGCGATCATTACGAAGCGGTAGTCGTCTCCGCTGCCTTTGAGGGCAAGGGACTAGTGCAGCAGCACCAATTGGTCTATGGCAGCCTCAAGGAGCTCATGGCCAGCAATGAACTCCACGCCCTTGCCCTGAAGACCTATACTCCCCAACAATGGGCACAACGTCAGTGA
- the grxD gene encoding Grx4 family monothiol glutaredoxin, translating to MTPELHAKIENLVKSNKIIVFMKGSKLMPQCGFSNNAVQILNALGVPYETVDVLEDFEIRQGIKEYSNWPTIPQVFINGEFIGGSDILIELYQSGELQQLVEVALAS from the coding sequence ATGACACCCGAACTGCACGCCAAAATTGAGAACCTCGTCAAGAGCAACAAGATCATTGTTTTCATGAAAGGGAGCAAGCTCATGCCCCAATGCGGTTTTTCTAACAATGCGGTGCAAATTTTGAATGCCCTCGGCGTCCCCTATGAAACAGTGGATGTCCTTGAGGATTTTGAGATTCGTCAAGGAATTAAGGAGTATTCCAACTGGCCAACAATTCCCCAAGTGTTTATCAACGGCGAGTTCATTGGTGGCTCCGATATTCTCATTGAGCTATACCAAAGTGGGGAATTGCAACAACTGGTTGAGGTGGCTTTAGCTTCATAA
- a CDS encoding Hsp20/alpha crystallin family protein, with amino-acid sequence MALVRWEPFREIDAIQRQMNRLFDELIPLTERRSDLSFLPAAELEETPEALLLKVELPGMDPKDIDVQVTAEAVSISGERKSETKTETEGMKRTEFRYGKFQRVIPLPVRIQNTDVKAEYKDGILHLTLPKAEEEKNRVVKVSLA; translated from the coding sequence ATGGCACTCGTTCGTTGGGAACCGTTCCGCGAAATCGATGCAATTCAACGCCAAATGAACCGTTTATTCGATGAATTGATTCCCTTGACGGAGCGGCGCAGTGATCTTAGTTTTCTGCCGGCCGCAGAACTGGAAGAAACCCCTGAAGCCCTTCTCTTGAAAGTAGAGCTTCCGGGGATGGATCCCAAAGACATTGACGTTCAAGTTACAGCTGAAGCGGTTTCCATTAGTGGCGAACGCAAATCTGAAACCAAAACTGAAACAGAGGGCATGAAACGCACAGAATTCCGCTATGGCAAATTCCAACGGGTCATTCCTCTGCCAGTTCGGATTCAAAACACCGATGTCAAAGCCGAATACAAAGATGGCATCCTGCACCTGACCCTGCCGAAAGCGGAAGAAGAGAAAAACCGCGTCGTCAAAGTGAGCCTTGCCTAA
- a CDS encoding MBL fold metallo-hydrolase, whose translation MAQQQKPPRLVLPRVYGFPPNRETMGGTAYLIVENDGNTLIDVPFWTDTTQDWLRAQGGVQRLILTHRGAIARIREIQHTFNCQVIVQHQEAYLLPQVTVTPFNHHLAIGETLEILWTPGHSPGSACVYWSGQGGVLFTGRHLLPTPTGELAPIKTATTFHWPRQLRSVETLKAFCRQKSLSYLCPGANIGFLRGRVAIANAQAVLQGLSVDNLLSNKF comes from the coding sequence GTGGCTCAACAACAGAAACCGCCCCGCCTTGTATTACCGAGGGTCTATGGGTTTCCACCCAACCGCGAGACAATGGGAGGTACTGCTTATCTCATTGTAGAAAATGATGGCAATACCCTTATTGATGTGCCCTTTTGGACAGACACAACTCAGGATTGGCTCAGGGCACAGGGGGGCGTTCAGCGCCTCATCCTTACCCACCGGGGGGCGATCGCCCGCATCAGGGAGATTCAGCACACCTTTAACTGCCAAGTGATTGTCCAGCATCAGGAGGCGTATCTGCTGCCCCAAGTGACGGTAACCCCCTTTAACCATCATCTAGCCATCGGTGAAACCCTCGAAATTCTCTGGACCCCCGGTCACTCCCCCGGCAGCGCCTGTGTGTATTGGTCTGGCCAAGGGGGCGTTCTCTTTACAGGTCGTCACCTACTCCCTACGCCGACGGGAGAACTCGCACCGATTAAAACAGCGACCACCTTCCACTGGCCTCGGCAACTGCGCAGCGTGGAGACACTAAAAGCCTTCTGTCGGCAGAAGTCCTTGAGTTATCTGTGTCCGGGGGCAAATATTGGCTTTCTACGGGGGAGGGTGGCGATCGCCAACGCCCAAGCCGTCCTGCAAGGACTCTCAGTTGATAACCTTCTCTCTAACAAATTTTAA
- a CDS encoding site-2 protease family protein, protein MTWISLIVLGLILVFIVRQSAARVSQTPWWLLWLVLMLPAFFIAGWLLLWGNTPVPSGWLILIFVTSSVLYLVLLRRGQPSLPAVPPTPPPPTLTENGKLLNQEEETQLQSCFPWGMYYLQQIEYRPQAVICRGQMRGDASQVYQTVERNIAQRFGDRFLVMFQMGLSNKPFFALIPRDRLPQPQQLFRPGLSLGLLALTFLTTTVAGLAVVAPDLTAAELRLNPSLLWQGLPYSLSLLLILGIHELGHFATAWYYGVKATLPYFIPLPFAMGTLGAFIQMRSPVPHRRALFDISIAGPIAGLIVTLPILVWGLQQSEVVQLPANASEQPLNPQVFSPRISILFTLIAKAIFGAALKSNSALHLHPMAVAGVLGLVVTALNLMPVGQLDGGHIVHAMYGHRMGAVIGQVSRLLVLILSFIQPWLFVWALILFLMPAFDEPALNDVSELDNWRDALGLMALVLLLLIIFPVPAPLAALLLPTHPMP, encoded by the coding sequence ATGACATGGATTTCCCTTATTGTATTGGGTTTAATCTTGGTCTTTATCGTCCGCCAGAGTGCTGCCCGTGTCAGTCAAACCCCTTGGTGGCTCCTGTGGCTAGTGCTGATGTTGCCGGCCTTTTTTATTGCCGGTTGGCTGCTGCTGTGGGGGAATACACCTGTACCTTCCGGATGGCTGATCTTAATCTTTGTCACCAGTTCGGTGCTCTACCTTGTGCTCTTGCGCCGAGGCCAGCCCTCCTTACCGGCTGTGCCACCCACACCCCCGCCACCCACACTGACGGAGAATGGCAAGCTCCTCAATCAGGAGGAAGAAACGCAATTGCAGAGCTGTTTCCCTTGGGGAATGTACTATCTGCAGCAAATTGAGTATCGTCCACAGGCGGTGATCTGCCGCGGGCAAATGCGCGGTGATGCCAGCCAAGTCTACCAAACAGTGGAGCGCAATATTGCCCAACGCTTTGGCGATCGCTTTCTGGTCATGTTTCAAATGGGGTTGAGTAATAAGCCTTTTTTTGCCCTGATTCCCCGCGATCGCCTGCCCCAGCCCCAACAGCTTTTTCGTCCCGGTCTTAGCCTTGGCCTTCTGGCCTTAACCTTTCTCACCACCACCGTTGCTGGCTTGGCAGTTGTGGCGCCTGATCTGACAGCGGCGGAGCTGCGGCTCAATCCCAGTTTGCTCTGGCAGGGGTTGCCCTACAGCCTCAGTCTGCTGTTAATTTTGGGCATCCATGAACTGGGACACTTTGCCACTGCATGGTATTACGGTGTGAAGGCGACGCTGCCCTACTTTATTCCCCTGCCCTTTGCCATGGGCACACTGGGGGCCTTTATCCAGATGAGATCACCCGTTCCCCATCGCCGTGCCCTCTTTGACATTAGTATTGCGGGTCCTATTGCTGGGTTGATCGTGACGCTACCAATTCTAGTTTGGGGGTTACAGCAGTCCGAGGTGGTGCAACTGCCTGCCAACGCCTCGGAGCAGCCCCTGAATCCCCAAGTGTTTAGTCCACGTATTTCAATTCTCTTTACCCTGATTGCTAAAGCCATTTTTGGCGCCGCCCTCAAGAGTAACAGTGCGCTACACCTCCATCCGATGGCAGTGGCAGGGGTGCTGGGCTTAGTAGTGACGGCTTTGAACCTGATGCCTGTGGGTCAACTGGATGGTGGTCACATTGTTCATGCAATGTACGGCCATCGGATGGGGGCAGTGATTGGCCAAGTGAGCCGCTTATTGGTGCTGATTCTGTCGTTTATTCAACCGTGGCTCTTTGTTTGGGCACTGATCCTGTTCTTGATGCCCGCTTTTGATGAACCTGCCCTCAATGATGTCAGTGAATTGGATAACTGGCGTGATGCCCTTGGCCTAATGGCACTGGTGTTGCTATTGCTAATTATTTTCCCAGTGCCAGCGCCCCTTGCAGCGCTGCTACTGCCGACACACCCAATGCCATAG
- a CDS encoding DUF362 domain-containing protein, translating to MPSVSLLRATSYDLDHLSASLEALLAPLGGIAAIVKPGDRVLLKPNLLTGARPKQECVTRPELVYCVAKMVQAAGGKPFLGDGPAFGSALGVARSNGYLPYIQELNLPVVEFHGDRYATDNPEFAHLRLSKEAMAADVVINLPKVKSHVQLTLTLGVKNLFGCVPGKMKAWWHMEAGKDADRFGRMLVETARAIAPDLTIMDGIIGHEGNGPSGGTPRPLHVLGASRDVFALDRAFVAILNVDPAYIPTQRAATALGYNYELSEIEFPLAQPHELTIRDWQLPQQMMPIDFGAPRVLKSTFKHLYIRWIKEPLTAYSQKA from the coding sequence ATGCCAAGTGTGAGCCTACTGCGAGCAACCTCCTATGATCTTGACCATCTCAGTGCCTCCCTTGAGGCACTCCTAGCACCCCTGGGGGGAATAGCGGCAATTGTTAAACCGGGCGATCGCGTGCTCCTCAAGCCCAATTTACTCACAGGGGCGCGGCCAAAGCAGGAATGTGTTACCCGTCCTGAACTGGTCTATTGCGTCGCCAAAATGGTGCAAGCCGCCGGTGGCAAGCCTTTTCTAGGGGATGGACCCGCCTTTGGCTCCGCATTGGGGGTCGCCCGCAGCAATGGCTACCTGCCCTATATTCAGGAGTTAAATTTGCCCGTTGTTGAATTCCATGGCGATCGCTACGCCACCGACAATCCCGAATTTGCCCACCTGCGCCTGAGTAAAGAAGCGATGGCCGCCGATGTCGTCATTAACCTCCCCAAGGTCAAATCCCACGTGCAACTGACCCTCACCCTCGGGGTGAAGAATCTCTTTGGCTGTGTCCCCGGCAAAATGAAGGCATGGTGGCACATGGAAGCGGGTAAGGATGCCGATCGCTTTGGCCGTATGCTCGTGGAAACGGCGCGGGCGATCGCCCCCGACCTCACAATTATGGATGGCATTATTGGCCATGAAGGCAATGGCCCCAGTGGTGGAACGCCACGACCGCTGCATGTTTTGGGCGCCAGTCGCGATGTTTTTGCCCTCGATCGCGCCTTTGTGGCTATCCTGAATGTTGACCCTGCATACATTCCCACCCAACGCGCTGCCACTGCCCTCGGCTACAACTATGAGCTTAGTGAGATTGAGTTTCCCTTGGCACAGCCCCATGAATTAACAATTCGCGACTGGCAACTGCCGCAGCAAATGATGCCCATTGACTTTGGCGCTCCCCGCGTCCTCAAATCCACATTCAAACATCTCTATATTCGCTGGATCAAAGAACCCCTAACTGCCTATAGTCAAAAGGCCTAA
- the lpdA gene encoding dihydrolipoyl dehydrogenase, protein MSFDYDLVIIGAGVGGHGAALHAVSVGLKTAIVEAADMGGTCVNRGCIPSKALLAAAGRVRELRQASHWQALGIQLGQVNVDRAGIAAHAANLVQKIRSDLTNSLKRLGVDTLIGRGKVAGSQKVSITTPTGEKIVTAKDIIIATGSVPWVPPGVEVDSKTVYTSDEAIKLDWLPPWVAIIGSGYIGLEFADIYTALGSEVTMIEALDQLMPTFDPDIAKQAQRILIAARDIETYSGTLAKRVIPGSPVVIELADAKTQEVVDVLEVDACLVATGRIPATQDIGLESVGVSTDKRGFIPVNEYLAVTKKGKPVPHLWAIGDATGKMMLAHAAAAQGIAVVETIVGRPRQVDYRSIPAAAFTHPEMSFVGLTEPQARELGEKEGFEVQVARTYFKGNSKALAETETDGLAKVIFRADTGELLGAHIFGLHASDLIQEAANAIRDRQTVSHLAFNVHTHPTLSEVLDEAFKRAHEMVTHR, encoded by the coding sequence TTGAGCTTTGACTACGATCTCGTCATTATTGGTGCTGGTGTCGGGGGGCATGGGGCTGCTCTCCATGCCGTCAGTGTTGGCCTAAAAACAGCGATAGTGGAAGCGGCAGACATGGGGGGCACCTGCGTCAATCGCGGCTGCATTCCCTCAAAGGCACTCCTGGCGGCAGCTGGACGGGTACGGGAACTACGCCAAGCCAGCCACTGGCAAGCCTTGGGGATTCAACTGGGGCAGGTGAATGTGGATCGCGCCGGCATCGCTGCCCATGCCGCCAACTTAGTTCAAAAGATCCGCAGTGATCTCACCAACAGTCTCAAGCGTCTCGGTGTGGATACGCTCATTGGCCGCGGGAAAGTAGCGGGTTCCCAAAAAGTGAGCATCACCACCCCCACAGGGGAAAAAATCGTAACCGCCAAGGACATTATCATTGCTACGGGGTCAGTGCCTTGGGTGCCCCCTGGTGTTGAAGTAGATAGCAAGACGGTTTATACCAGTGATGAGGCCATTAAGCTGGATTGGTTGCCGCCGTGGGTGGCCATTATTGGCAGCGGCTATATTGGTCTAGAATTTGCCGATATTTACACGGCCCTCGGCAGCGAAGTGACAATGATTGAGGCCCTGGATCAACTGATGCCCACCTTTGATCCCGATATTGCCAAACAGGCACAGCGGATTTTGATTGCTGCGCGCGATATTGAAACCTACAGCGGCACCCTAGCCAAGCGCGTCATCCCCGGTAGCCCGGTGGTCATTGAACTGGCAGATGCGAAAACCCAAGAAGTCGTTGATGTCCTCGAAGTGGATGCCTGCCTTGTGGCCACCGGTCGCATTCCCGCCACCCAAGACATTGGCCTAGAGAGTGTGGGTGTGAGCACCGATAAGCGTGGCTTTATCCCCGTCAATGAGTATTTAGCAGTCACGAAAAAAGGAAAACCCGTTCCCCATTTGTGGGCGATCGGTGATGCCACGGGGAAAATGATGCTTGCCCACGCCGCGGCGGCACAGGGGATTGCCGTTGTTGAAACCATTGTCGGACGGCCTCGCCAAGTGGACTATCGCAGTATTCCGGCGGCGGCCTTTACCCACCCAGAAATGAGCTTTGTCGGCTTGACGGAACCCCAGGCCCGTGAGCTAGGGGAAAAAGAAGGTTTTGAGGTGCAGGTGGCGCGCACCTACTTCAAGGGCAACTCCAAGGCACTGGCGGAAACCGAAACCGATGGCCTAGCCAAGGTGATCTTCCGCGCTGATACCGGCGAGCTACTGGGGGCGCATATCTTTGGTCTCCATGCCTCGGACTTAATTCAAGAGGCGGCTAATGCCATTCGCGATCGCCAGACGGTGAGCCACTTGGCCTTCAATGTCCACACGCATCCCACCCTCTCGGAGGTACTTGACGAAGCCTTTAAGCGGGCCCACGAGATGGTGACCCACCGCTGA
- a CDS encoding iron-sulfur cluster assembly accessory protein, producing the protein MTQATQPAKGIMMTEAALKHVLELRDKHGKDLCLRVGVKGGGCSGMSYTMDFEDPANIRPDDEVFDYDGFKVVSDPKSMLYIYGLVLDYSNALIGGGFKFMNPNATQTCGCGTSFSA; encoded by the coding sequence ATGACACAGGCGACACAACCCGCCAAGGGAATCATGATGACCGAAGCTGCCCTCAAGCATGTACTCGAGCTCCGCGATAAGCACGGTAAAGACCTGTGTTTGCGGGTGGGCGTCAAGGGGGGTGGCTGCTCAGGGATGTCCTACACGATGGACTTTGAAGACCCCGCCAATATTCGTCCCGATGATGAAGTCTTTGACTATGATGGCTTTAAGGTGGTCTCCGATCCCAAGAGTATGCTCTACATCTATGGCTTGGTTTTGGACTACAGCAACGCCCTTATTGGTGGTGGCTTTAAGTTTATGAATCCCAATGCCACCCAAACCTGTGGCTGTGGTACCTCATTTTCTGCCTAA
- a CDS encoding tetratricopeptide repeat protein, protein MSDVERQFEAAIARYKEGAPASELIPTFKEICQRAQKSSAAWTCLAWLYLLDEKPQSALKAAQKAVKLNPEDPQARINLAVAMLETGQKGVRPHIELAQTVIAAVAELRQEVLDNFADGLRRKPDWESLARVKQWVLGG, encoded by the coding sequence GTGAGTGACGTTGAACGTCAATTTGAGGCGGCGATCGCCCGCTACAAAGAAGGAGCGCCTGCCTCAGAGTTAATTCCTACTTTCAAAGAGATTTGCCAGCGTGCTCAAAAAAGTAGCGCCGCTTGGACGTGCTTGGCGTGGCTCTACCTTCTGGATGAGAAGCCCCAATCTGCCCTAAAGGCTGCCCAAAAAGCAGTCAAGCTCAACCCCGAAGACCCCCAAGCGCGCATTAACCTTGCGGTGGCAATGCTAGAAACCGGACAAAAGGGCGTTCGTCCCCACATTGAATTGGCGCAAACCGTTATTGCTGCGGTGGCTGAGCTGCGCCAAGAGGTCCTCGATAACTTTGCCGACGGCCTGAGGCGTAAACCCGATTGGGAGAGCCTTGCCCGCGTCAAACAATGGGTACTGGGGGGGTAA
- a CDS encoding YkvA family protein: protein MSGFYNWYRNLLRHPKYRWLIIAASLIYLLSPLDISPDLVPIVGQLDDVTVVVILASELTQLLVERIKSRRSPHITTTVDVEAEQV, encoded by the coding sequence ATGAGCGGCTTCTACAACTGGTATCGGAACTTGTTGCGGCATCCTAAGTATCGCTGGCTAATTATTGCTGCCAGCTTGATCTATTTGCTCAGTCCTTTGGATATTTCCCCAGATCTGGTGCCGATTGTTGGCCAGCTCGATGATGTCACAGTTGTGGTCATCCTTGCCAGTGAGTTAACGCAATTGCTGGTGGAGCGCATTAAAAGCCGGCGATCGCCCCACATCACCACGACCGTAGATGTGGAAGCAGAACAAGTTTAA
- a CDS encoding DNA recombination-mediator protein A, which translates to MTQATNLPGIDSPQIDEFLQELATIQDSGPKRIALLGSRHVPITHQHLIEMMSYALVLAGNRLMTSGAVGTNAAAIRGAMRADPNLLTVILPQSLERQPRESRQQLDKVMHLVEKPENDHLPLAEASSLCNQEIISRCQQLICFAFHDSHTLLEACELAEEQHKVVTLFYFD; encoded by the coding sequence TTGACGCAGGCGACAAATCTTCCGGGCATTGATTCCCCCCAAATTGATGAGTTTTTGCAGGAATTAGCGACAATCCAAGACTCTGGCCCTAAACGGATTGCGCTCCTTGGCTCGCGTCATGTCCCCATTACCCATCAGCACCTTATTGAAATGATGAGCTATGCCCTTGTGCTGGCTGGGAACCGCCTGATGACCTCAGGTGCGGTTGGAACCAATGCGGCGGCGATTCGGGGGGCAATGCGGGCAGACCCCAATTTGTTGACGGTGATCTTGCCCCAGAGTCTAGAACGCCAGCCGCGGGAGTCTCGCCAACAGCTGGATAAGGTGATGCACTTGGTGGAGAAACCTGAAAATGATCACCTCCCCCTTGCAGAAGCCAGCTCCCTCTGCAATCAGGAGATTATTTCCCGCTGCCAGCAACTGATTTGCTTTGCTTTCCACGATAGCCACACCCTTCTGGAAGCCTGTGAACTTGCGGAAGAGCAGCACAAGGTAGTTACGCTCTTTTACTTTGATTAG